The Cygnus olor isolate bCygOlo1 chromosome 13, bCygOlo1.pri.v2, whole genome shotgun sequence DNA segment TGGTGGTCACCTAGCTCGGTGGACCTGATCCGTGCAAGATATTGGCCACCGAGTCAGCCGGGGAAGAGCTCTGATGTGATCTTCTCTCTTCCAGCCATCTTCAACGTTCTGGGCTTGCCCGTCACGCAGTGCCCGCTGGGCTTGAGCAGCGAGGGCTTGCCGCTGGGCATCCAGCTGGTGGCAGCCTCCTACAACGACCACCTGACGCTGGCTGTGGCTCGGTACCTGGAGGAGGCCTTTGGAGGATGGGTGCTGCCTGGTAAAGCTTAGTCTGGCCTCCAGGAGGCAGGGACAGAGGTGGCCACGCTGGGAAAGGCGGCGGCAGGCGCTGATGTCCCGCCACTGCCTTCAGCCTCCGCGCTTGGAGCATCCTGACCACGTCCAGCCCGTGTCCTCCTGGGCATGGGGGTGCCCGTCCCTCTGTAGCGCCTGCTGCTTTGAAGACGCTGCGTGAAGGCAAGGGAGAGGAGGCTGGATAGGGCATGGGTGCTGCAATACTGTCTTCATTCTCCTTGGCCTCTCCCTACCTATGACTTGGGCTGCTCGTGGGCGCCCCAGAGGCATCCTGGTCCCTGCAGCCTCCGTGATGTGCTGCAGGGCGTCCCTGAGCCAGCAAGCAAAGCAGGAGGTGATGCTGGAGGTGATGCTGGCGGTGGCTGCACAGAGAAGGGACAAGTGTTTGGTCTCGTGAGCCTTTGATAGCACTGAAGAGCTATTTGACTGCAGCTCTCTGTGTGCTGAGATGGCTAACACATCTCCTGCCCACAGCTTCTTGGGATCACCCAGCCTGATCAGCATCCCATGCTCCTGCCCTCCAAGGTGCCCGCTGCGCTATGGCGCAATAAGTGCGACATGTTCTCAATGAGGATAACATTAAAGAGTTTGTCTGCCCAGTGCCTGCGTGTCCTTGTCCCGGCAGCCCTGCTGGTGTGGTGTTGGTGACAGCCTTGTCCCCAAGGAGCCCACcttgggctgcagctgctgctcgcTTTGCAGGGTGGTCACAGCGTGGTCCTCTTGCAGAGCATCAGCCTGGTGCTTGTCCTGCTCCCTGGGGTCCTGCTGTTCAGAGGGTGTTCTCTGGGTGCCAACCAGCAGCATCTGCACTGGGTGATGCTCGAAGGCTTAAAACCCAGGGAGGCGCTGATTTGGGGAACAGCTTGCAGAGGGCACTGCTGAGCCAGCTGAGAGCCTGGTGGAGCCTGCAGCAAGGTAACTGAGtcaaggaggaaggaagagagaagaaacctGACccaggggtaaaaaaaaaacacgaaccACCAAAGCAACATCACGTGTTGTGCCGTGGGACGTCTCCGTCAGCCTCCAAGTGCAGCTGGGTTGGGCACGGAGGACGCAACTGGTAGCCTGTCCCTGCGACCAGGTGGCCAAAACGGTGGGCAAACGTCTGGAGGTATTTCCAGAGGAAGCTCAGAGCATCTCATAGGCTAACGTGGGGTTTTGGAGCTGGACTGACCTGGGCTTGGACTCCAAAGCTGTTTGCTGCAAGGCGTTCCCACCACAGCAGGGCACAAATGGGCAGCTGCATGGCCGAAGGTAGGGAGAACTCGCAGGGCTTTGGTGTGGCAATGGGAGAAGCTGGGGGAAGAGGGCTGCGTGGAGCTACCTCCACGTGGGGCAGCTAAAAAACGAGGGGCTTAGAGAGCAAACACTGCTGGGCATAAATACTGCTCCTCTCGGTGGGTTTCGGAGCTTTTTGATGGCTGGGGGCACCATGTTTCCCCCAGCCAGGGTGCAGGCATGCATGGCATCCTCCTTGTCCCTGGGGTCACAGCACCAGCGCCACCGGTTTGGGCAGCGCTGCGTCACCGCCGCTGTCCCGAACACACCCATATCCTGGCAGCGCCGGCACCTGCCTCCCGCGGGCTTCCCAGAGCAACCAGACGTGCTGGGTGAGCACActgaggtggctgcagcaggaggtcGCCGCAGCATGGTGGAGCAAGGGGTGGCAAGCTGTCCCCATGTGTCCCCTTGCCACCACAGCCCCCGtcgtggtgctgctgccccccgtCCCATGGGGACAGTGCAGgggtccccagcagcctgcGGAGGCGGCACCCTGTGCCACGATGCCCACACCTAGGCATGCAGACTCTGTGGGCAAGGTGTGCTTGCAGCAACTTCGGGGGGGGGCGAAACAAACACCTGTTTTCTGTAATCCCAGGTTCTGGCTGCCCGTCGTGGCCATGGGTGGCCAAAGTGCTCGAGCACGCGGTGGGATGCAGCGTGGCAATGTAGAGCAGATGGACACGGGATGAGCCctgtgctgagcctgctgctgtccctggcTGGCTGCACCCTGCTTCAGGGTGAGTCCTGCACCGGGCAGTGGCACCACAAAGTGGCCCCACGGGTGGGAAAAACTACGGGGACAGCtcttagacaaaaaaaaatacacctgcGGGGAGGTTGGGTGCAGGGGGTGCTTGGTCAAAGCGGGGGGACCCACGCAACGTGGCCAAGGAGGACGGGGGCACGCACATGCTGGGATATGCAAAGCAGGGTGACAGAGCCTCatgccccccgctccccccaggCGTGCCGTTCCCACCCCAGGACGTGAGGCTGGAGGCCCAAAACTTCCACGTGCAGCTGCGGTGGGAGCCGGACCCGCGCACCCCTGGCGAGGCCGCGTACCAGGTGGAGTGGAAGAGGCGGTAGGTGGTCTGCATGGGCTCAGCGCCCCAGCAGGGtgcaccccagcaccccgagGACTGCTTTCCCAAAGTAAATATCCCATAATAATAGAAATGCAGAGACCAGCTCGCCCAagccctgcttgggcagggtCAGCTCAGGATGTGTCCTCTTGCATTTTGACCGCCTTCAGGGGTGGAGGCTCCACAGCCTGCCGGGGCAACCTGTTCCCTTTGTTGGTCACCCTCAGTTAGAAACAGTTCTTTtgtttggggttgtttggtGGTCATTATTTCCTTATGCTCAAATGGCAGTTTTGTATTTCAATTCCTACCCGTCGCCTCTTGTCCTTTCGTTGGGCAGCACCGAGAAGCTCCCAGCTCCACCAGCGTCGCTCCACCGGGTGTCTGCCCGTGTTGATAAGGTCCCCTTGCCCCAAGCCACCTTCTTTTGAGGCTGAGCCTTCCCAGGTCATCTTTTTGGACCTCCACTGGGCTCGCTCCTGCGTGGAACAGCCCCCTGCCTTGACCTCTTAGCGCAGCCCACGCCTGTATCTTGCTCTCCAGCCCTCTCACTTCGATATTTAATGGCTAGGGGAAGGGTTTTCCTTCTGGCACCTTCTCCCTGCATTTTCTCCGTGGGCAGAACCTCCAACTGGACCAGGGCAGATGCCTCCTGGGGGAACCACACCGGCTCGCCCTGGGTGTGCCAGCTGTATTTCGACGAGATCTACGATATCTACTGGGCGAGAGTGAGAGCCACGGAGAACGGCAAGCTGTCCCTGTGGGTCTATTCCAGTGAGCTGCAGCCGTACAGAGACAGTAAGGACCAGGGAGCACCTTCAACCACATCCCTACTCTTCCTGGGGGGCTGATGGGCAGAGAGGTCCTTGGAGAGGTGGGAAAAGTGCCTGGGCAGAGGAACAGGGTGGGAGCAAGGAGAAGGGCTCGGTGTAGAGAgaggggatggaggagaagATGCAGTTGAGATGAAAACCCTGGATGGGATGCCCCAGGCCATCAAGAGCTTGGGTTTCTGGAGAAGGCATTGAGATGGGGTAGCAAAAAGGATGGGATGTCCCTTCACAACTAAAAGCATCCCTTGTTCATCCCAGCCATAGGTGCAGAGTCACTGGGTGCGGGCGATTTTGTCGCAGCAGATTGGTGAAGGCAGGAGCACCATTCTGtcagaaaaacataatttctaGAGACATTTCTAGAGAAATTAACTGTTTTGaaggtttgttttgcttcctcctccttatttttttctctccatacaGCAATTGTGGGCCCCCCCAAGTTGTCCTGGCTGTTCCAGGGCCACATCCTCAGCATCAACGTCACTGCGCCGCTCACTCCGTTCAGAGGCAAGAAGGGCTCCTACAAGCCAGTCAACAAAGTGCTGCTGAAGCTGTGGTACTGGCTGCACCTCTACGACGGGGATGTGCTCACCCAGCAAGTGCGTGGCAgggtggggacacgggggagACAATGGCAAAAGGGCACAGGGTGCGCAGAAGCTTCCCTGGTGCAGCGGGGATGCTCTGGAGCCCGCGTCCCATTGCGCTGGGGTGGTAGCAGCAGGGCGTTGAGCTGGCAGCACCCATCAGGTTGTTCCAGCCTCTGAGTAAGCAGATAAGGGGTGGTTGATGGTTTGCACCCCCAAAATCAGGGCTTGCAGAGCTTGTAGGGCTTGGGACCCCCTTTCCTCTTCTGGCCTGCAGGtgtactgaaaaacaaacaatttggGGATGAAAGCATGGGGGGGTCTGTTGCACAGGCACGGTCAGTGCCTCGGCCACGCACCCCCTCTGCTTGCAGGTGCCCTGCAGGCGGAGCGTGAGGGGAGCACCGTGCACCTTCAGGCACCTGAAGCCGAGCACTCGGTACTGCGTCCGCACGGTGGCAGTGGGCATGGCCCCCGAGCGGAGCCGGGAGGCTGAGCAATGCCTGGTGACCCCGGCAGCTCCTGCAGGTGAGAGCTCGCTGCATCCTCCTCACAGCCCACCTGCATCGCGAGCACGCGGCAGGGTGCGGGTCGCACGCCCTGGGCTGATCTGCTCAGGGCTGGACCCATCTCGGGGGGATGCTGCCTGtcgtgggagctgctggggatgcCAGCCGGTGTCCCTCCACCCCTCAACCCATGGGGACTGTCCCAGCAGGCTTCCCCTGGGTCCTCCTCGCCACGCTGAATGCcaccttcctgctgctgagcGTGGCCGGACTCTGCCTGGTCCATCTGTACATCTTCCCGAAGCCCTCGGAGATGCGCCTCCCAAAAACACTCGTGAGTGACGGCCGCGCATGCACCACGGGGATCCCAGCAtctccttccctccaccccTGTGGGCGTCCTAGGGCTCCCAAGCCTTGCTGCATGGGAGCAGATGCTGGTGGGTCACGCTGGGGCAGGGGTCCTGAGCAGGCCTGGAGTAGGAGCCCTCTGCCTGGGGTCCCTTGGCGTTGCTCGGTTGCACCAGCTtgaagaggggaagagaagagtgGGGGTGCTGTCCTCGGGAGGTCTTTGCAACGCAGCCCCTTCTGCATCaacaggcagctctgcccttAGAGCAGCACCAGGGCAAAGCCTGGAGAGGCTTCCagggctgcagtgctgctgggctcACCCAAGTATTCTCAGCCAGCAGAATGGGGCCGTAAATCTCCATTTCCTGCGGGAAAAGCCCTATGGAAACACTCACCAGGACAGCCCGCCTCCCCAGATCCTACTTCCCCTCTGCACTCCCATTTCCCAGTGCTGGGGTGGCACCTCTGGGGACACAAGTGACCTGCCAGGCTAAGAAGTCCCCCGTACATCATGCAGAGGCAGCGGCCAGCTGCTCCACCTGGGTGCCAGCGGCTGGCTTCTGCACGGGGCTCGCTTGTGCAGACAATGGGTCGTGCAGCACCGGTGTCCATCACCGTCGGGATTTTGGCAAGCCAGGACTGACCGCTTTTGCTGCTTGCTTCCCACCAGGCCCCTCTGGACGGGAGCAGCGGGGTGCCCACCCTCGCGCTGCAGGAGGACGCGctcgccctgctgctgccagctggcaAGGAGCCGGCAGCGCCTGGAGCCCCGCTGCAGCCCAGGGCGAGGCGTCCCCAGGAGACGAGTGGTTACTGCCCCAACGGGTTTGGGACGGACCGCCCCGAGGAATGGGACGCATCCTGCACCCACAGCCAGCCCGGGCAGGCGCTGGGCACCTGGGCATCGTTGCggctggtggaggaggaggaggaacatgACGGGGATGCTGCGACAGCTTCcactgacagcagcacaggagatGGGGACTATGGGACATCCGAGACGTGGCTCCCCCTGCACCTCCAGCTTTATTCCAAGTGCCCGTGGCCAGCTCCAGGAGCGGGTGtcagccttcctccctccccgcaAACCATCAGCTtcagccccagggagctgcgGGAGAGCgaggcagggtgctgggtaCCGCTCAGCTCTGTGAAGCTGCCGGCCAGAAGGGAGGAGGACGAGGGGCAGCTCCACTGTGCTGTCCACCCCCCGAGGACCGAGCTTCAGCTGGGTGACAGTGCCACGCAGCAGGGTGACACGGGGCGGGCAGCACCAGACTGCCCCTGCCCGGTGCCCCCAGTGCCTCTCGGCACGTCCCACATGGGCACGCTCCGTGGACGGGTGGCAGCAACATCTTCAGAGCATCCCTCTGTGGTTTTGGGTGCTTCTGAGGCAAAATGTGAGGAATAGGTGCCACAGCTGAACCCCCCCCATGCCTTTATCCATTTATCCATCtacagaagtgtgtgtgtgtactaaTGCATCTCTCTGTATACACACGCACAAACATCTCTTTCATtagaggagattttttttaatcttgtctGGATAGACTGATTGCGCCcggttatttttaaataacactaATTTATTATGGGAGCTCTCTTCCGCGCTTATTACCTCTGTGCCACAGAGCGAGTGCTGCCAGtcctggggaagctgctgggaaAACCTGGGGCTTCCCTGGGGGGAATCGCACCtgtggctgctctgtgccttgCT contains these protein-coding regions:
- the LOC121077407 gene encoding uncharacterized protein LOC121077407 is translated as MSPVLSLLLSLAGCTLLQGVPFPPQDVRLEAQNFHVQLRWEPDPRTPGEAAYQVEWKRRTSNWTRADASWGNHTGSPWVCQLYFDEIYDIYWARVRATENGKLSLWVYSSELQPYRDTIVGPPKLSWLFQGHILSINVTAPLTPFRGKKGSYKPVNKVLLKLWYWLHLYDGDVLTQQVPCRRSVRGAPCTFRHLKPSTRYCVRTVAVGMAPERSREAEQCLVTPAAPAGFPWVLLATLNATFLLLSVAGLCLVHLYIFPKPSEMRLPKTLAPLDGSSGVPTLALQEDALALLLPAGKEPAAPGAPLQPRARRPQETSGYCPNGFGTDRPEEWDASCTHSQPGQALGTWASLRLVEEEEEHDGDAATASTDSSTGDGDYGTSETWLPLHLQLYSKCPWPAPGAGVSLPPSPQTISFSPRELRESEAGCWVPLSSVKLPARREEDEGQLHCAVHPPRTELQLGDSATQQGDTGRAAPDCPCPVPPVPLGTSHMGTLRGRVAATSSEHPSVVLGASEAKCEE